From the Ferrimicrobium acidiphilum DSM 19497 genome, one window contains:
- a CDS encoding S53 family peptidase, giving the protein MESILRRHETATAIGSKPNGDSVEVSLYYEPSATESEYAQLRSYLQSHGVEVTTESPLRHHLSLRASVEALNALLGIGLTEFVDSELGNFFAPDQEPVLPPALSIVTAILGLDSAVQARPRFRPATKPALSYLPTQVAKAYDFPSASAVGHSVALIELGGGFRQADVTNYFTTQSLPVPVVTAISVNGGVNDPTTANSADAEVMLDIEVLGSVAPGVTIDVYFAPNTDRGFIDAVSEASAPGGPMPDAISISWGGPESTWSKSSLSLMQSVIADATARGITVTVAAGDNGSSDGLTDGLAHVDFPASAPNALACGGTHLDLTSTGAIAAQTVWNDIAIGDGATGGGVSSFFPLPNYQAHANVPPSINPGGSIGRGVPDVAGNADPQTGYQILVDGTAMVVGGTSAVAPLMAGLIVQLAIATTARPGFVQPAWYPLEQSTRTTKAPAFFNIVKGNNGAYDAGPGWNPCTGLGSPYGGRLDQQIS; this is encoded by the coding sequence ATGGAGAGCATTCTACGTCGCCATGAAACTGCGACTGCCATCGGTTCGAAACCGAATGGAGACTCGGTGGAGGTTAGCCTCTATTATGAGCCATCTGCCACCGAATCAGAATACGCACAATTGCGTTCCTACCTTCAAAGTCATGGTGTCGAGGTCACTACCGAGAGTCCGCTCAGACACCACCTGAGTCTTCGAGCGAGTGTGGAGGCGCTTAACGCCCTCCTCGGGATCGGTCTCACTGAATTTGTTGATAGCGAACTCGGCAACTTCTTTGCCCCGGACCAAGAGCCGGTGCTGCCTCCCGCCCTCTCGATCGTCACAGCGATCCTCGGCCTCGACTCAGCAGTTCAAGCCCGTCCACGCTTTCGCCCCGCCACAAAACCGGCACTCAGCTACCTACCCACCCAAGTCGCCAAGGCTTACGACTTCCCTTCTGCATCTGCCGTCGGCCACTCAGTAGCCCTCATAGAACTGGGAGGCGGCTTTCGCCAAGCTGACGTGACCAATTACTTCACAACTCAGAGCTTGCCAGTCCCAGTCGTCACCGCCATCAGTGTCAACGGAGGCGTTAACGACCCTACTACCGCCAATTCTGCCGATGCCGAAGTCATGCTAGATATCGAGGTTCTGGGATCAGTCGCTCCAGGAGTGACAATCGACGTCTACTTTGCCCCAAACACCGATCGCGGGTTCATAGACGCCGTGTCAGAGGCGAGTGCACCCGGCGGCCCGATGCCAGACGCAATCTCGATCAGCTGGGGTGGACCCGAATCCACCTGGTCGAAAAGTTCTCTTTCACTGATGCAGTCCGTGATTGCAGACGCTACCGCCAGGGGCATCACCGTAACCGTTGCTGCTGGCGACAACGGTTCCTCCGACGGACTTACTGATGGACTCGCTCATGTCGACTTCCCAGCCTCAGCCCCCAATGCCTTAGCGTGCGGTGGAACCCACCTCGACCTGACCAGCACTGGGGCGATAGCAGCTCAGACCGTCTGGAACGACATTGCGATCGGTGACGGCGCAACAGGCGGCGGCGTGAGTTCCTTCTTTCCACTACCCAACTATCAGGCACACGCCAACGTTCCCCCGTCCATCAATCCTGGGGGTTCTATCGGCAGGGGCGTGCCGGATGTCGCAGGCAACGCCGATCCACAAACTGGTTACCAGATTCTCGTTGACGGCACGGCCATGGTTGTCGGTGGAACCAGCGCCGTCGCCCCTCTAATGGCCGGACTCATCGTTCAACTTGCTATCGCCACAACAGCACGTCCGGGGTTCGTGCAGCCGGCGTGGTATCCTCTCGAACAATCAACGCGCACCACCAAGGCTCCTGCCTTCTTCAATATCGTCAAGGGCAATAACGGCGCCTACGACGCCGGTCCTGGTTGGAACCCGTGCACCGGTTTAGGGTCACCTTATGGGGGTAGGTTGGATCAGCAAATCTCATGA
- a CDS encoding kelch repeat-containing protein, with amino-acid sequence MNLSADWTRVETNDTPSPRASAAIAFDEVRANVVLFGGFDVSQGGHSDTWIFDGADWTEADPPSRPSDRATNNLCWCPRSERLVLVTGVRFSRTGGHNPLTGEPAWSKQNLCDTWIFDGENWQELRRSQYPNYVHQAMATDLQSGHVIVSGGIAAGPKTLIGVFLLRDRRESPLVDDTWIFNGENWLELDLKARPSHRQFAAMSSCPDERGVLLFGGHGGEGKPQHLGDTWIFDGENWQEIHPPISPSPRSKAMLAHDRLSGTVILFGGHGGEGKPQHLGDTWIFDGENWQEIHPPISPSPRQGACITYDSMKGQIVLFGGKDANGYLNDTWILNLSG; translated from the coding sequence ATGAACCTGAGCGCAGACTGGACTCGAGTTGAGACCAATGACACACCTTCGCCTCGGGCGAGCGCGGCAATCGCCTTTGACGAAGTGCGAGCGAACGTCGTCCTCTTTGGTGGATTTGATGTTTCCCAAGGCGGCCATAGTGATACCTGGATATTTGATGGAGCTGACTGGACTGAAGCCGATCCGCCATCGCGCCCCTCAGACCGAGCGACCAACAACTTGTGCTGGTGCCCACGTAGTGAACGGCTGGTACTTGTCACTGGAGTCAGGTTTTCTCGGACAGGTGGCCATAATCCGCTCACCGGTGAGCCAGCGTGGTCCAAGCAGAACCTTTGCGACACCTGGATCTTCGACGGCGAGAACTGGCAAGAGCTACGGCGATCTCAGTATCCCAATTATGTCCATCAGGCGATGGCAACCGATCTCCAATCCGGACACGTTATCGTCTCTGGTGGTATCGCAGCTGGACCTAAGACCCTAATCGGGGTGTTTTTGCTGCGAGATCGAAGGGAGTCTCCACTTGTAGACGACACCTGGATCTTCAACGGTGAGAACTGGCTGGAACTCGACCTGAAGGCTCGACCCAGTCATCGTCAGTTTGCCGCCATGTCATCGTGCCCAGACGAACGAGGTGTTCTGCTCTTTGGTGGTCATGGCGGCGAGGGAAAACCTCAACACCTTGGCGACACCTGGATCTTCGACGGTGAGAACTGGCAAGAGATCCATCCTCCGATATCACCTTCACCTCGATCGAAGGCGATGTTGGCCCATGACCGCCTCAGCGGTACGGTGATCCTCTTTGGTGGTCATGGCGGCGAAGGAAAACCTCAACACCTTGGCGACACCTGGATCTTCGACGGTGAGAACTGGCAAGAGATCCATCCTCCGATATCACCTTCACCCAGACAGGGAGCCTGCATAACCTATGATTCAATGAAGGGTCAGATCGTCCTGTTCGGGGGCAAAGATGCCAACGGATACCTCAACGACACGTGGATTCTGAACCTCAGCGGATGA
- a CDS encoding antibiotic biosynthesis monooxygenase family protein yields the protein MVTEVATFNVLAGQEDSFYSAYLAARPHLSQYPGCRSAILSRVVELPSTFVLRVEWDRIEDHLDGFRASDAYVEWRKLLSPFFDGDPSVIHLVEP from the coding sequence ATGGTTACTGAGGTGGCGACGTTTAATGTTCTAGCAGGCCAAGAGGATTCGTTTTATAGTGCCTATCTAGCGGCACGTCCCCACCTGTCACAGTATCCAGGCTGCAGGAGTGCGATCCTCAGTAGGGTAGTCGAACTCCCCTCGACCTTCGTTTTGCGGGTGGAGTGGGATCGGATCGAGGATCATCTTGATGGATTTCGAGCTTCAGATGCCTATGTCGAATGGCGAAAGCTGCTCAGCCCTTTTTTCGATGGAGATCCTTCCGTCATTCACCTTGTTGAGCCGTAA
- a CDS encoding helix-turn-helix transcriptional regulator, whose amino-acid sequence MEPTPTTQRHWTFLSNHGHVLILIAQDSEIRGRDIATKVGITERATQAIIADLVNAGYVERERRGRRNYYQVNLDLPLRHTVEAPHTIGELLKVLGSL is encoded by the coding sequence GTGGAACCCACGCCGACTACCCAACGACATTGGACCTTCCTGTCGAATCATGGACACGTGCTAATACTTATCGCTCAGGATTCTGAGATTCGCGGTCGCGATATCGCCACCAAAGTAGGTATAACGGAACGCGCCACACAAGCCATCATCGCAGACTTGGTAAATGCTGGCTATGTAGAACGCGAACGCAGAGGACGTCGGAACTATTACCAGGTAAACTTAGATCTTCCGTTGCGCCACACCGTTGAGGCACCACACACCATCGGTGAATTGCTGAAGGTGCTCGGTTCGCTCTGA